A single window of Fischerella sp. PCC 9605 DNA harbors:
- a CDS encoding TMEM165/GDT1 family protein — protein MNWHLLGLSFITVFLSELGDKSQLAAIALSGRCQSPRAVFFGTAGALLLTSLLGALAGGAVAELLPTRLLKAIAAVGFAVLAVRLLWFQNQTPED, from the coding sequence ATGAATTGGCATCTTTTAGGATTGAGCTTTATCACCGTTTTTTTATCTGAATTAGGCGATAAAAGCCAGTTAGCTGCGATCGCACTTTCAGGCCGTTGCCAGTCTCCCCGTGCTGTGTTCTTTGGTACGGCTGGTGCATTGCTGTTAACTAGCTTGTTAGGTGCATTAGCTGGGGGAGCGGTGGCAGAATTATTGCCTACGCGGTTGTTAAAAGCGATCGCTGCGGTGGGATTTGCTGTGTTGGCTGTACGTCTGCTGTGGTTTCAAAATCAGACACCAGAAGATTAA
- a CDS encoding ester cyclase, protein MSDAKSTELPLWVQDREIVLANDEGVEWREGKRPDYSYTNQFLHKESKFQHPEGSLEAIAQNLVRTFEMEASHKTNPQQWLSIVTDKFRMSSNGGAQFTAEEVAKEGTYNLFLGESEQYSSKSETFESSFELFHNAFPNGFLWELIEVLAGPPNVTFKWRHWGKFSGSYKDYAPTGETIEVVGVSIARVTDDLKIESLEHYFDNSAFLQQLTAGGCPFHSQNQSDR, encoded by the coding sequence ATGAGTGACGCAAAATCTACAGAATTGCCTCTTTGGGTTCAGGATAGAGAAATTGTCCTTGCCAATGACGAAGGAGTAGAGTGGCGAGAAGGAAAACGTCCAGATTATTCCTACACCAACCAATTCCTTCATAAAGAAAGTAAATTTCAGCATCCAGAAGGTTCTTTAGAGGCGATCGCTCAAAACTTAGTCCGAACCTTTGAGATGGAAGCTTCTCATAAAACGAATCCCCAACAGTGGCTTTCCATTGTCACTGATAAGTTTAGAATGAGTAGCAATGGCGGAGCGCAGTTCACTGCTGAGGAAGTAGCAAAAGAAGGAACTTATAACCTCTTTTTAGGTGAAAGTGAACAGTATAGTTCCAAATCAGAAACGTTTGAATCTTCATTTGAGCTTTTTCACAATGCTTTTCCCAATGGCTTTTTGTGGGAACTGATAGAAGTGTTGGCGGGGCCACCAAATGTTACCTTTAAGTGGCGGCATTGGGGTAAATTTAGTGGCAGCTACAAAGATTATGCTCCTACAGGAGAAACAATAGAAGTAGTAGGAGTAAGTATTGCTCGCGTGACTGACGACTTAAAGATAGAATCTCTAGAGCATTATTTTGATAATAGTGCCTTCCTGCAACAATTAACCGCAGGTGGTTGTCCATTCCACTCACAAAATCAGAGCGATCGCTAA
- a CDS encoding single-stranded-DNA-specific exonuclease RecJ, translating into MLDKSPITAVKTRRRLPNQRWQIYSQKTELAQHLTKATNLSPLINQLLINRGIETPEQAQAFLESESLNLPSPLEEFPDLPISLELLQSCITCKEKIAICGDYDADGMTSTALLLRSLRWLGAEVNYAIPSRMHEGYGINKRIVEEFHSEGVKLILTVDNGISAFEPIARAKELGVKVIVTDHHDIPQQLPPANAILNPKLLPESSLYRGVAGVGVAYILAISLAQQLDQANSGIIKPMLELFTLGTIADLAPLTGVNRRWVKRGLQQLPKSKLPGVQALIQVSGVQARGDRGSGIGERLINNQQPTTNNQQPKSLKPEDIGFRLGPRINAIGRIGDPQIVIELLTTDDMGIALERAMQCEGINQHRQQMCEEIEQEAIAIVETLHAKSLHQDRVLVVVQPNWHHGVIGIVASRLVERYGVPVFIATYEDDNLIRGSARGIPEFHVFAALEYCQNLLGKFGGHKAAGGFSLPAENLAALRSRLVEFANQCLEIQHLKPLLKIDAQANLNQINQELYQQLNALEPCGIDNPDPVFWTPNVQVIEQQTVGKGHIKLTCAETINDRQFKIKAIAWRWRDYFPLPTRIDIAYKLRENYFNGNTTIELELVGVRLPNQSHQLFVSCATPLKASFEYNQRLYTCGIYHNGSSPELRIKNPEGKVLAVQQGQGIGLLGINREDAKEVDIFQPQYDSIIQAALKALESSK; encoded by the coding sequence GTGCTAGACAAATCCCCAATTACAGCAGTCAAAACCCGTCGGCGCTTACCTAATCAGCGCTGGCAGATTTACTCACAAAAAACAGAATTAGCACAACATTTAACAAAAGCGACTAATTTATCACCTCTGATCAACCAACTGCTGATTAATCGCGGTATTGAAACCCCCGAACAAGCACAAGCTTTCTTAGAATCCGAATCTTTGAACTTGCCTTCACCTTTGGAGGAGTTTCCAGATCTGCCAATTAGTTTGGAGTTATTGCAATCTTGCATTACCTGTAAAGAAAAAATTGCCATCTGCGGCGACTACGATGCAGATGGAATGACCAGCACTGCTTTACTGTTGCGTAGTTTACGTTGGTTGGGCGCGGAGGTAAATTACGCTATTCCCAGTCGGATGCATGAAGGCTACGGCATCAATAAACGGATTGTGGAAGAATTCCACAGTGAAGGTGTAAAACTAATTCTGACTGTTGATAATGGTATCTCTGCATTTGAACCCATTGCTAGAGCTAAAGAACTTGGTGTAAAGGTAATTGTCACCGATCACCACGACATACCCCAACAATTACCTCCAGCGAATGCCATCCTTAACCCGAAATTACTACCAGAATCGTCACTTTATCGCGGTGTTGCGGGTGTGGGTGTTGCCTACATTTTGGCAATTTCTCTTGCACAACAGTTAGATCAAGCTAATAGTGGCATTATCAAGCCAATGTTGGAACTATTTACATTGGGAACAATTGCCGACTTAGCCCCCCTGACTGGAGTAAACCGCCGTTGGGTAAAACGTGGTTTGCAGCAATTACCCAAGTCTAAATTACCAGGAGTACAGGCCTTGATTCAGGTGTCTGGAGTGCAGGCGAGAGGAGATCGGGGATCGGGGATCGGAGAAAGATTAATCAACAACCAACAACCAACAACCAACAACCAACAACCAAAATCGTTAAAGCCTGAAGATATTGGTTTTCGTCTTGGGCCGCGAATTAATGCTATTGGTAGGATTGGCGATCCCCAAATAGTGATTGAGCTACTAACTACAGATGATATGGGGATAGCGCTAGAACGAGCGATGCAGTGTGAAGGAATTAACCAGCATCGCCAGCAAATGTGCGAAGAAATTGAACAAGAGGCGATCGCAATTGTAGAGACGTTGCATGCAAAGTCTTTACACCAAGATCGGGTTTTAGTCGTTGTTCAACCTAACTGGCATCACGGTGTTATTGGTATCGTCGCCTCCCGCTTAGTAGAACGCTACGGCGTTCCTGTATTTATTGCCACTTACGAAGATGACAACTTAATTCGTGGTTCAGCGCGAGGAATACCAGAGTTTCACGTATTTGCTGCTTTGGAATATTGCCAAAACTTGCTGGGTAAATTCGGCGGACACAAAGCCGCCGGTGGATTTTCTCTACCTGCCGAAAATTTAGCAGCCTTGCGATCGCGGCTGGTGGAATTCGCCAACCAATGTCTTGAAATCCAACACCTGAAGCCGCTGCTAAAAATTGACGCTCAAGCAAACCTCAATCAAATTAACCAAGAACTCTATCAACAACTCAACGCCTTAGAACCCTGCGGTATCGATAACCCCGATCCGGTTTTTTGGACTCCTAATGTCCAAGTCATTGAACAACAAACAGTTGGCAAAGGTCATATTAAACTGACTTGTGCCGAAACAATCAACGATCGCCAATTTAAAATTAAAGCGATCGCTTGGCGGTGGCGTGATTACTTTCCTCTACCAACGCGAATAGATATTGCCTACAAACTGCGAGAAAATTATTTTAATGGCAACACCACCATCGAGTTAGAATTAGTTGGCGTCAGGCTCCCAAATCAGTCACATCAGCTTTTTGTCTCTTGCGCTACTCCGCTAAAAGCCTCGTTTGAGTATAACCAACGTCTTTATACCTGTGGCATCTATCACAATGGTTCTTCACCTGAATTAAGAATTAAGAATCCTGAAGGCAAAGTTTTAGCCGTTCAGCAAGGACAGGGCATTGGTTTACTTGGTATTAACCGTGAAGATGCAAAAGAAGTTGATATTTTTCAACCCCAGTATGACTCTATTATTCAAGCAGCCCTAAAAGCCTTAGAATCAAGTAAGTAA
- a CDS encoding YkgJ family cysteine cluster protein → MATWQCVKQCGACCHLDPAYRPDLHDYLSPEELELYLSMVGEEGWCINFDKNRRECRIYPNRPRFCRVEPEVFEDMYGITPEELNDFAIECCQEQIEGVYGDRSLEMLRFNKAVGYLAKG, encoded by the coding sequence ATGGCAACTTGGCAATGTGTAAAGCAATGTGGAGCTTGCTGTCATCTTGACCCAGCATACCGTCCAGATTTGCATGATTATTTGTCACCCGAAGAACTGGAACTTTACCTGAGCATGGTTGGTGAAGAAGGATGGTGTATCAATTTTGACAAAAATAGGCGTGAATGCCGCATTTATCCTAATCGTCCGCGTTTCTGCCGGGTAGAACCAGAAGTGTTTGAAGATATGTATGGCATTACTCCAGAAGAGTTAAACGACTTTGCCATTGAGTGCTGCCAAGAGCAAATAGAAGGCGTTTATGGCGATCGCAGTCTAGAAATGTTGCGCTTTAATAAAGCCGTTGGATATTTAGCCAAGGGCTAG
- a CDS encoding sensor domain-containing diguanylate cyclase, producing MKALSAVLPFYEHRLYQILDVLPFGVAVIENDGSYSYINKTGEELLGICLVPNLPSEHIPVAYKIYRAGTNQLYPSEQLPTVQALAGEVANADDLEIYREGKAIALEMRVIPVFDDTGEVAYAIATFQDITERKQAEADLQASDARLQVMLENTTDITEIKRAEEALQQSEAYLRTVVNNFPLILWAMDKNGVFTLSEGKGLEGLGLKPGEAVGQSVFEMYGNLPEVTAAFRDSLTTGVPYHVTATTNGCTLEGIGNAFYDEQGKIQGMTGVSMDITARKRVEEALRESEGQFRRLAENIPGMIYRYILHPDGSDEFTYLSPRCREIYELEPEVMMQDSQNLWSLVHPDDASTIQAMLLAALQKPESINIEHRIITSSGRVKWIQVIAQAEQQSNGDSIWDGVVIDITERKQAEQLLAGYNRILEQQVRERTIALEQEIWERKRAEDAAKAAEIALRKANLELERLATLDGLTQVANRRRFDEYLSQEWRRMAREQQFLSLILCDVDYFKSYNDHYGHQAGDICLKNIAAAMRHTLKRPADLVARYGGEEFAIVLPSTAIQGAVSVAQAIQKTIQQMKLPHAQSLVSNVVTLSVGVSSLIPTHDLQPEKLITAADAALYQAKKQGRDRIVCI from the coding sequence ATGAAAGCCTTGAGTGCTGTATTGCCCTTCTATGAGCACCGATTGTATCAAATATTGGATGTTCTACCTTTCGGAGTAGCAGTTATCGAAAATGATGGTAGTTATTCTTACATTAATAAAACTGGAGAAGAATTACTCGGTATATGCTTAGTACCCAATTTACCGAGTGAACATATCCCCGTAGCTTATAAAATTTACCGTGCTGGCACTAACCAATTATACCCAAGCGAACAGCTACCGACCGTACAGGCTTTGGCTGGGGAAGTAGCAAACGCAGACGATTTGGAAATTTATCGAGAAGGAAAAGCGATCGCTCTAGAGATGAGGGTTATTCCTGTATTTGATGACACCGGTGAAGTAGCTTATGCGATCGCGACATTTCAAGATATTACAGAACGTAAACAAGCAGAAGCAGACTTGCAGGCGTCAGATGCGAGACTCCAAGTCATGTTGGAGAATACAACCGATATTACCGAGATTAAACGCGCCGAAGAAGCCCTGCAACAAAGTGAAGCTTACCTACGTACAGTAGTTAATAATTTTCCATTGATTCTCTGGGCAATGGATAAGAATGGTGTCTTTACGCTATCAGAAGGCAAGGGACTGGAAGGGTTAGGATTGAAACCAGGGGAAGCAGTGGGTCAATCAGTGTTCGAGATGTACGGTAATTTACCAGAGGTGACAGCAGCATTCCGCGATTCACTGACTACGGGTGTTCCTTACCACGTTACTGCTACAACTAACGGTTGCACTCTAGAAGGAATAGGCAACGCCTTCTACGATGAGCAAGGCAAGATCCAAGGGATGACAGGTGTTTCAATGGACATCACTGCTCGCAAACGGGTAGAAGAGGCCCTGCGGGAGAGTGAAGGACAGTTTCGCAGGTTAGCTGAAAATATACCAGGCATGATTTATCGGTATATCCTACATCCTGACGGTAGCGATGAATTTACTTATTTAAGTCCGAGGTGTCGGGAGATTTACGAATTAGAACCAGAAGTGATGATGCAGGATTCTCAAAACCTCTGGTCATTAGTGCATCCAGATGATGCCTCAACCATACAAGCCATGCTTTTAGCAGCATTACAAAAACCAGAATCGATTAATATAGAACATCGCATCATCACCTCTTCTGGTCGTGTGAAATGGATTCAAGTGATTGCTCAAGCAGAACAGCAATCAAACGGTGATAGTATTTGGGATGGGGTGGTAATCGACATTACAGAACGCAAACAAGCTGAACAACTCTTGGCTGGCTATAACCGTATACTAGAGCAACAAGTCCGTGAAAGAACAATAGCCTTAGAACAAGAAATCTGGGAACGCAAACGAGCGGAAGACGCTGCCAAAGCGGCAGAAATAGCTCTGCGAAAAGCGAACTTGGAATTAGAACGCCTAGCTACTTTAGATGGCTTAACTCAAGTTGCCAATCGTCGCCGCTTTGATGAGTATCTATCCCAAGAATGGCGACGGATGGCACGAGAGCAACAGTTTTTATCCCTAATTTTGTGTGATGTAGATTATTTCAAAAGCTACAATGACCACTATGGACATCAAGCAGGTGATATTTGTTTAAAAAACATAGCAGCAGCTATGCGTCACACGCTTAAGCGTCCAGCAGATTTGGTAGCTCGTTATGGGGGTGAAGAATTTGCGATCGTTTTGCCCTCTACTGCAATTCAAGGAGCTGTGTCTGTAGCGCAAGCGATCCAAAAAACAATCCAACAAATGAAGTTACCACATGCCCAATCTCTAGTAAGTAACGTTGTGACTTTGAGTGTAGGAGTCTCAAGTTTAATCCCCACTCACGATTTACAACCAGAGAAGCTTATTACTGCGGCGGATGCAGCACTTTATCAGGCAAAGAAACAAGGACGCGATCGCATTGTTTGTATTTAG
- a CDS encoding substrate-binding domain-containing protein — protein MMNSASKNVCHNCGTLNPRTNNKCSYCGHRLRRRGGIFPVVWVKFAWVTLVVFGGAYFIFKPEPKAVSSNNQNTSSNTPFPSPTHVKGVTATTYHAIADVPNVPEGTFNYGGSTTFAPLRNIAVLVDIQLAHPKFQLRYTEPQTGKPGSGKGVEMLLEGQLSFSLSSRPLKNEEFEKAQQRNFKLEQVPVAIDGIALYVHPELIAQGLKGITLEQARHIFTGKIRNWKEVGGPNVAIAPFSRNLKDGGTVDFFYEHVLAKQSFAASINEVRDTTDSIRKVASTPGGIGYATASEVISQHKIHVLPLAKEANSVFVSPCASLICTATNETAFADGSYPITRRLFVVIKRDGRLDEQAGVAYANMLLSDEGQKFVEQAGFVPIR, from the coding sequence ATGATGAACAGTGCATCTAAAAATGTTTGCCATAATTGTGGAACCCTCAACCCCCGAACTAACAACAAGTGTAGCTACTGCGGTCACAGATTGCGGCGACGCGGCGGCATTTTCCCTGTAGTTTGGGTGAAGTTTGCGTGGGTTACATTGGTGGTTTTTGGTGGAGCCTATTTTATTTTTAAGCCCGAACCAAAAGCAGTATCTTCCAATAATCAAAATACATCTAGCAACACTCCTTTTCCTTCACCCACTCATGTTAAAGGTGTGACTGCAACTACCTACCACGCCATAGCCGATGTGCCTAACGTGCCAGAAGGAACATTTAACTACGGTGGATCTACAACCTTTGCTCCGTTGCGGAATATAGCTGTGCTTGTGGATATCCAACTAGCTCATCCTAAATTTCAGTTGCGCTATACCGAACCACAAACAGGAAAGCCTGGATCTGGTAAGGGTGTTGAAATGCTACTTGAAGGTCAGCTAAGTTTTTCCCTGTCTTCACGCCCTTTAAAAAACGAGGAGTTTGAAAAAGCACAACAGCGAAATTTTAAACTTGAACAAGTGCCTGTTGCTATTGATGGAATTGCCTTGTATGTCCATCCTGAATTGATTGCTCAGGGTTTGAAAGGTATCACCTTAGAGCAGGCGCGGCATATATTCACCGGAAAAATTAGGAACTGGAAGGAAGTAGGCGGCCCCAATGTCGCGATCGCTCCTTTCAGCCGTAACCTTAAGGATGGCGGTACGGTAGATTTCTTTTATGAACACGTTTTAGCAAAACAATCATTTGCTGCGTCTATAAACGAGGTACGAGACACTACTGATTCTATCCGTAAAGTTGCTAGTACTCCTGGTGGTATTGGTTATGCAACAGCATCAGAAGTAATCAGTCAACACAAAATTCATGTTCTCCCTTTAGCTAAGGAAGCTAATTCGGTTTTTGTGTCTCCTTGTGCTAGTCTCATCTGCACAGCCACCAATGAAACTGCTTTTGCAGATGGCTCTTACCCTATAACCAGACGGCTGTTTGTAGTCATCAAACGAGATGGTAGACTTGACGAACAGGCGGGTGTTGCCTATGCAAATATGCTGTTGAGCGATGAGGGACAAAAATTTGTAGAACAGGCTGGGTTTGTGCCAATCCGCTAA
- a CDS encoding TMEM165/GDT1 family protein produces the protein MKLDSAPVSTASISESECHLEVTSTTDCNTSIAKFEPLSSSMVGDCPQKQSNIAVFFTTFLTIFLAEIGDKTQFSTLLMSAESHSPWVVFIGSAAALITTSLLGVLLGRWIASRLSPKIVEKAAGVMLLLISLMLFCDVVISH, from the coding sequence GTGAAACTAGATTCTGCACCTGTGAGCACCGCTAGTATATCTGAATCTGAATGCCATCTGGAAGTAACAAGCACTACTGACTGCAACACAAGTATAGCCAAATTTGAGCCATTATCGTCGTCGATGGTTGGCGATTGTCCTCAGAAGCAGTCAAATATAGCTGTTTTCTTCACTACCTTCTTAACCATTTTTCTTGCAGAAATCGGTGATAAGACACAGTTCTCTACTCTATTGATGAGTGCGGAATCACATTCACCGTGGGTGGTGTTTATAGGGTCTGCTGCCGCACTAATAACCACCAGCTTGTTAGGTGTGCTTTTAGGTCGTTGGATAGCTAGCCGCCTTTCTCCAAAGATTGTAGAGAAAGCCGCAGGAGTGATGCTACTGCTGATTTCTCTGATGCTGTTTTGCGATGTAGTCATTAGTCATTAG
- a CDS encoding DUF2808 domain-containing protein, which yields MRFAVLFSTALALLTAIEGNAALKSQAVQLRDGTVYFIQPPSLGEVVTTYNGTGVWGATYYFTIGLPENAGEPLQKLTINQHEGVDYIRFDLEDTVAFEGTRKDKGQKLKLKDVSSDRKTKTVSLTFDPPVSPGRIITVALEPKQNPIVSGVYLFGVKAFPVGKKVHGQFLGYGRLQFYSPSIDSFFWR from the coding sequence ATGCGCTTTGCAGTTTTATTCAGCACAGCACTGGCATTATTAACAGCAATTGAAGGCAATGCTGCCCTTAAGAGTCAAGCAGTGCAATTGCGCGATGGCACAGTATATTTTATTCAACCCCCAAGCCTAGGGGAAGTAGTGACTACCTATAATGGTACTGGTGTATGGGGTGCGACGTACTACTTCACGATTGGATTACCTGAGAATGCTGGAGAACCGCTACAAAAACTAACAATTAACCAGCATGAAGGAGTAGACTATATTCGGTTTGACCTAGAAGATACGGTTGCTTTTGAAGGGACGCGTAAGGATAAAGGGCAAAAGCTGAAATTAAAAGATGTGAGTAGCGATCGCAAAACTAAAACAGTATCGCTGACGTTTGACCCGCCAGTATCACCAGGTAGAATTATCACAGTTGCTCTCGAACCCAAGCAGAACCCGATAGTTAGCGGTGTTTATCTGTTTGGAGTCAAAGCTTTTCCGGTGGGCAAAAAAGTTCACGGGCAATTTCTCGGTTATGGGCGACTGCAATTTTACAGCCCCAGTATAGACTCATTTTTCTGGCGTTAA
- a CDS encoding DUF4149 domain-containing protein: protein MNTVSSFGFKRPIWQSIVMLTLGFWLSASLFLDWVIMPSLYVSGMMTQASFATAGYVIFWNFNRIELLAAGLVLTGVLALNKTQSNWRVSSLVLAVLLLAISLVDTYFLTPQMSAIGLQLNLFQAAADIPANMNVLHGGYWLLEAVKLVAGGTLLTWYWRQ, encoded by the coding sequence ATGAATACTGTTTCTAGCTTCGGATTCAAGCGTCCGATATGGCAATCAATTGTCATGCTGACTTTGGGCTTCTGGCTCAGTGCAAGTCTGTTTTTAGACTGGGTAATTATGCCTAGCCTATATGTTTCTGGCATGATGACACAAGCCAGTTTTGCAACAGCAGGCTATGTCATTTTCTGGAATTTCAATCGCATAGAATTATTGGCTGCTGGCTTGGTATTAACTGGCGTTTTAGCTTTAAATAAAACCCAATCAAATTGGCGTGTAAGTAGCCTTGTTTTAGCCGTGCTACTGCTAGCTATATCGCTAGTTGATACATATTTTTTAACCCCGCAAATGTCTGCCATTGGACTGCAACTAAACCTATTTCAGGCAGCAGCGGATATTCCAGCAAACATGAATGTATTACACGGTGGTTACTGGCTTCTAGAAGCAGTCAAACTGGTGGCAGGAGGTACGCTACTAACTTGGTACTGGCGGCAGTAA
- a CDS encoding GAF domain-containing protein: protein MSVQQRTCGEAADLIMGVRNENRDLPQKSAPVGTLAKRQGTISSFLAPLTQDTFKQVVKEVEQKLQIVNQTLSMLDSQGFETILQEMLQSITLKTGELLGADRTTIFLLDEEKKELWSIVAEGEGDRSLEIRIPSDKGIAGEVATHRQVINIPFDFYNDSRSRFAQEQEKRTGYRTYTMLALPLLNEQGQLVAVVQLLNKLKYQSNFHAPLSERIDIRGFTSADEQLFQEFAPSIRLILESSRSFYVATQKQRAAAALMKAIKSLSQSSLDLEDTLKRVMDEAKELMNADRSTLWLIDRDRHELWTKITQNNGSTKELRVPVGKGFAGIVAASGKTLNIPFDLYNHPDSDTAKQIDQQTNYRTCSLLCMPVFNVDRELIGVTQLVNKKKSGDFPTYNPAYWPQAPECFQASFDRNDEEFMEAFNIQAGVALQNAKLFATVKQQEQMQRDILRSLSNGVISTDQTGHIIAANESAKRLLGIETEDRLEGKLITDIISIKEGDFRKWCQGALNAAEVKYREQYYPDRTLLSDGEMQHSVNLSINTIADATDRRQVRGALVVMDDISDEKRLKSTMYRYMTQELAEELLKLDDAKLGGDRKEVSILFSDIRGYTTLTESLEAEEVVSMLNEYFESMVEAVFKFKGTLDKYIGDAIMAVYGSPLPLQEHAWMAVQTSLEMRHRLQEFNARRHARNKPRINIGIGINSDVVISGNIGSSKRMEFTAIGDGVNLGSRLESVSKQYGSDIILSDKTYQQCQDYVWARELDYIRVKGRNEPVAIYELVGLRSDNINSQKLQLIEHYHKGRYFYLNRQFTFARGEFAKVLDIDNNDQAAIMHLKRCHYWQQKPPSDADWDEGVWTHKEK, encoded by the coding sequence ATGTCAGTTCAACAACGTACTTGCGGTGAAGCCGCAGATTTGATTATGGGTGTTCGCAATGAAAACCGCGATTTGCCGCAAAAGAGTGCTCCTGTGGGTACTCTTGCCAAAAGGCAAGGAACTATTTCTTCTTTTCTTGCTCCCCTCACCCAGGATACTTTTAAACAAGTCGTCAAAGAAGTAGAACAAAAATTGCAGATTGTCAATCAAACTTTGTCGATGTTGGATTCACAAGGGTTTGAAACAATCTTGCAAGAAATGTTACAATCTATAACTTTAAAAACAGGGGAATTACTGGGGGCAGATCGAACAACAATATTTTTATTAGATGAAGAAAAAAAAGAATTATGGTCAATCGTGGCTGAGGGAGAGGGCGATCGCTCTCTAGAAATTCGCATCCCATCTGATAAGGGCATTGCTGGTGAAGTTGCTACCCACAGACAGGTCATAAATATCCCCTTTGATTTTTACAACGATTCTCGCTCTCGTTTTGCCCAAGAACAAGAAAAAAGAACCGGCTACCGCACATACACAATGCTGGCTTTGCCACTGTTGAACGAACAAGGGCAATTAGTAGCAGTTGTGCAATTGTTGAATAAATTAAAATACCAAAGCAATTTCCATGCGCCACTATCGGAACGAATTGACATCAGAGGCTTTACTAGTGCTGATGAACAGCTATTTCAAGAATTTGCCCCCTCAATCCGGTTAATTTTAGAATCATCGCGCTCTTTTTATGTCGCTACCCAAAAACAAAGAGCCGCAGCAGCACTGATGAAGGCGATCAAATCCCTGTCTCAAAGCAGTCTTGACTTGGAAGACACCCTCAAGCGGGTGATGGATGAAGCAAAAGAATTGATGAATGCCGATCGCAGTACTCTATGGCTAATAGATCGCGATCGCCATGAACTATGGACAAAAATCACCCAAAATAATGGTTCAACCAAGGAGTTACGTGTTCCAGTCGGCAAAGGTTTTGCTGGCATAGTTGCAGCATCCGGCAAAACGCTGAATATTCCCTTCGACCTGTATAACCATCCTGACTCGGACACAGCCAAACAAATAGACCAGCAGACTAACTATCGTACCTGTAGCTTACTGTGTATGCCAGTGTTTAATGTCGATCGCGAATTGATCGGCGTTACCCAACTAGTCAATAAAAAGAAATCTGGTGATTTTCCTACCTATAACCCCGCTTATTGGCCTCAAGCCCCCGAATGCTTCCAAGCAAGTTTTGACCGCAATGATGAAGAATTCATGGAAGCTTTTAATATTCAAGCGGGTGTCGCCCTGCAAAACGCTAAGTTGTTTGCCACAGTCAAGCAACAGGAACAAATGCAGCGTGACATTCTTCGCAGTCTCTCTAATGGCGTGATTTCCACCGATCAAACCGGTCACATCATCGCCGCCAATGAAAGCGCCAAGCGCTTGTTGGGTATTGAGACAGAAGACAGACTCGAAGGTAAGTTAATTACAGATATCATCTCTATCAAGGAAGGTGACTTTAGAAAGTGGTGTCAGGGTGCTTTAAATGCAGCGGAAGTGAAATATCGCGAACAGTACTATCCCGATCGCACATTGCTGTCTGATGGAGAAATGCAGCACAGCGTTAATTTATCGATTAACACCATTGCTGATGCTACCGATCGTCGACAAGTGCGTGGGGCGCTAGTTGTTATGGATGACATCAGTGATGAAAAGCGCCTCAAAAGTACGATGTACCGCTACATGACCCAAGAATTAGCAGAAGAATTGCTGAAATTAGATGACGCTAAACTGGGAGGCGATCGCAAAGAAGTTTCAATTTTATTCTCTGATATTCGTGGTTATACCACTTTGACAGAAAGCCTAGAAGCAGAAGAAGTGGTAAGTATGCTCAATGAATATTTTGAATCAATGGTAGAAGCAGTGTTTAAGTTTAAGGGCACCCTAGATAAATACATTGGAGACGCCATCATGGCTGTGTATGGCTCCCCCCTACCTTTGCAAGAACACGCTTGGATGGCGGTGCAAACATCTCTAGAAATGCGTCACCGTTTACAAGAATTTAATGCCCGCCGTCACGCACGTAACAAACCGCGCATTAATATCGGTATTGGTATTAATTCTGATGTGGTGATCAGTGGAAATATAGGCTCTAGCAAGCGGATGGAATTCACGGCCATTGGCGATGGGGTTAACCTTGGTTCCCGTTTGGAAAGCGTCAGCAAACAGTATGGTAGCGACATTATTCTTAGTGATAAAACGTACCAGCAATGCCAAGATTATGTGTGGGCTAGAGAACTAGATTACATTCGCGTTAAAGGTAGAAATGAACCTGTAGCTATATATGAACTGGTTGGTTTGCGTTCCGACAATATAAATAGTCAAAAGTTGCAGTTGATTGAACATTATCACAAAGGACGTTATTTTTATTTAAACCGCCAGTTTACCTTTGCCAGAGGCGAGTTCGCTAAAGTTTTAGATATTGACAACAACGATCAAGCTGCAATCATGCACCTCAAGCGTTGCCATTACTGGCAGCAAAAACCCCCATCAGATGCAGATTGGGATGAAGGTGTGTGGACACATAAGGAGAAATAA
- the psb30 gene encoding photosystem II reaction center protein Ycf12/Psb30, protein MFEALTSINWEVIFQLLFVALIMLAGPAVIFVLAFRGGDL, encoded by the coding sequence ATGTTTGAAGCTTTAACAAGCATCAATTGGGAAGTAATTTTCCAGCTATTGTTTGTAGCGCTGATCATGTTAGCTGGCCCAGCGGTAATTTTTGTACTAGCTTTTCGTGGCGGCGATCTCTAA